AAACtagcaagaaaaacaaaagagaatgTCTCTCTACCAAATCCAGAAGGATGCGTTAATATCCGATCTGAACAGGGTAAGCTCATCACATCGTCACTTGATTGCCGATGATACTACATATCCAATAATCGATAAGCTATTCAAAGATGATGTCTTGAACTACGTTTACACCTTCAAAAGAATCGATTCACCTGACCGCTCCAAAAACCGAGATTCTGCATTATACATATTGGATCCTTCCAGATCCTTTTCACTAAATTGTTTGGCAGCAGATTTTTCCAAGGGCCAAAGGTATAAAGACGTGGTTGTGATGTTTATACCTGGTCATTGGGAACATTTCTGGGAAAACATGCAAAAGAATCACTATTTTAAAGAGTCTCTGGTCTTATCGAAAGTTCCATTGATTCTTGAATACATGAGTTTTGTTCCTCTTGAGCCTCGTCTATATGTTACTGGGAACTATCATTCTATCCCAATTTATTACAAGCCAGAAAAGTATGGCATgaattattttcattatcaattaGACACAGCAGTAAATTCCATGCTTGGGATGTGTGTTGCCCTTAATGAGTATCCAACTGTCAGATATTACAACTCTAGATTATCCAAGGAACTAGCTACACGTTTCCAACAAAAATTAGATAATTACTGGAGAGACCACCCTGATAATTTTCCTATAGGAAGCAAAACAGTCTTTTTAATCACTGATCGTACAATGGATATGTTTGGTCCATTATGCCATTATCAATATTACAGATCAcaaatttttgatttgcTTGATACTGTCGAGGTAGACAGAGGCGTAGATCCTACAGCTACATATTCTTACAAGGTTGAAACTGGTGAGGGACTGACTAGGAAAAAACTTGTATTTAATACGGACGATAAAGTGTATCCACAGCTAAGGGATTTAACGATCGAGAAAGCAACCGACACTGTTCGGAAGCTGTATAATAATTTGAAAGCGGAGGATGCCAAATTCTCAAACGAGATGTTGCAGACAGCAAACGGATTAAGACATGCACTTGTCAACAAAGATGTtcatttggaaaataagGCAGTAGTTACTGCTCACTACTTGCTTACAAATGAGATGTGGAATGGCCTTAAGAAGGAACATGTTGCTGATATTATCACTTTTGAGAATCTATGTGCAGCTGGTCTAGGGGTACTCGATCATTTGAAATCGCCGGTTACCGACGGACTATTACATTTATTAGCGAATCCGGAAATCAACATTTATAACAAAATCCGATTACTTGTCACTTATGCCATATACAGGAAAGGTATTATCGAGAATGATTTGCGGAAACTCTTAATGTTCTCCATGCCAGATAAGATCGAAAATGTTCTAAAGCTTTTtaaaaatttggaaacctTAGGGGTTTTTGCATTAAAGCATGatctaaaatcaaaagcCCGTGAGAAAAATACATATTTTGGAGTAAAAGACACAGATGACCAAATGAACCTAATGATTCCTACCTATACTAACCTAGTTTCGAGACTAGTATTAAATAAGTTGCCCGAGTATTATGATACGAGGACAATAGATGCTTCGGGGTATATTcaagatgaagacgaaTCGTTGAAAACATTCCCGTACGTGAAAGCAGGACCTTCGCCTATGGAGAACGAGGGCTATCAACAAACTGTTAGAAACCAACCTAAATGGAAGAGCACAAAGAACACCAATGACGCCGCAAGACAAAAGGTTATGTTGTTTTGTGCTGGCGGTTTAACTCCTTCTGAGATCAGTTCAATGTCTtctttggaagaagaactgAATAGGAACATTATCATAGGCACTGATGAGATTTATACTGTTTGGGATATGCTCGGTGAtatcaatttgatcaacGAGGACGAGTTTGAATTTCCATTGACCGATAAAATCGAGAGTAAACCGGTTCCTCAGTCAATCGTTGAGAATTCCATGGATCCTTCTCTTCtacaacagcagcagcagcaacaacaacaacagcaagTGCCAAAAAAGTCCCATACCCATCTACCCCATCTCCCTTTGGGTCATCACCATCCTGAGAACACTCAAACAGCTcctgaaaaggaaaaaaagaaaattaagGGTGttatgaaaaaattcaagaaattcaGCATATGATTCTGTGATACTCTCAATGAAACACTATGTGACTATCAAGTGCACTATAACTTTTAAAAACAAGTCAGGAGTATTGATGTATCTGGCCTTTGAATTGGTTAATGAAACAATAGAAAATTACTAGTCCTgcttttgaaatatttgtAATGTCGTATATACTCTCTTATATGTCCACCATGACCTCAGTGCCCCCCCATGTGTTTGCACCAGTAAAGGATCCTTAATTTCCTTTCCTCTCTACATGGCTAAATCTTTTGCTTCTATGTCGGGATTAAGCGCTTGTAATTTCTCCGAAATTGCTGGTTTCGGAACAAAAACACTCGAAATTTCACggtgaagaaaatagacAACCTGCCAACAAAGAAAGCTTTCTTACGTGTGCGTTTTCTCGAGTAATTACTTGCACAACCATTCCGACAATCTCAGTACACCatgtttggttttggtaaaaagaaggaggcaaaaaaggaagataAGGCTGATAGCAAgaattttatcaaagtcAGCACACCATTCGAACATCCAGTTGAAGGTATTGTTCcaccaaaggaaaaaaaactcacTGATGAGCAAGACACCAAGTACCAGGAAGTGTTACATTATTTCCAAAGGCCGGACCTAGAGGTCAGCGTtaaggagaaagaaagCTCCAAGAAAGAACCTttgattgatgatgaaaaggcATGGCTCACTAGAGAATGTATTCTGAGATACTTGCGTGCAACAAAATGGGTAGTCAAGGATGCAATCGAAAGAATTGAAGGCACCATTGCGTGGAGAAGAGAATTCGGAATCCAATATCAAGATCCTGAAAAAAACTCATGTAATGCCAAATTGGTGGAACCTGAATCTTTGACAGGTAAACAGGTTGTTTTAGGATTCGACAATGATGCTAGACCTTGCTTATATCTCAAGCCAGGAAGACAGAACACCAAGACATCACATAGACAGGTTCAGCACCTAGTTTTTTGTCTAGAGAAAGTTATCGACTTTATGCCTTCAGGACAAGATTCATTGGCCTTATTGATTGACTTTAAGCAACATCCAGAAATAAGTGCCAATGTGGAAACATCTAAGATCCCGCCGCTTTCTGTTGGCAGAGAGGTTCTTCATATTTTGCAAACACATTACCCAGAAAGATTAGGTAAAGCGTTACTTACAAATATTCCTTTTCTAGGTAGGgcatttttgaagttgatttaTCCATTTATTGACCCACTaaccaaggaaaaattGGTCTTTGATGCCgaattcaaaaagtttGTTCATGCCGAGCAGCTTGATAAAGACTTTGAAGGCCTTGTcgattttgaatataacCATGAATTGTACTGGCCTGCACTGTTAGAAATCACCCAAAAAAGAAGAGCTGCATATTTTGAAAGGTTCCATAAGTTCGGTGCCGTAGTGGGTCTTAGTGAAATAGACTTAAGAGGTTCTTCAGAGAAATTGACAGTTCCCATTGGGAAACACCCATACAATGCATCCGAGTCTACAGAAAACTTAGTAGAGGAAGTTTCAGACGCCACGGAGAAGTTGAATCTATAGAGATTTTAGACATCCATAATAAACTAATTTATATCATTCACAATAATGAGCATGTGATCACAGTAATTACctattttctctttgtctGTTGTAATAGTCTCTATTTGCTGCAGGATGATCATACTGGTGATCATTGTGTCGCTTATTGTAACTCAAATCATCTCTGAATTGGTTGCTTCCATTTCTCCCTGCATAATTCCAGTTTTCTTGCGTTCTATATCTGCTCCGATTAGCGGAATATCCTCCCCTACCCCTACCCCTACCACGCCACCCACTACGCCCCCTACCATGCCCCTTACCACGACCATTATCATTGTGATTAATTCTCGGCCCCTTAGGAATATTATCAGTTCTGTCGTTTTTATGATTTTGTCTTGCAGGGGAAGCAGTTCTCGACCTAGAATAgcttctttctctctcaaAGGATGACATTCCTATGCGATCTTCTGCACTTACAAGTGTACCTCTGTTGTATCTCTCGCGTGATGTGGATCTTGATCTTGAGTAACTTTGAGATCTGCCAATATGGGGGGACCTAGACCTCGATCTTCCTCGATGAGGACTACTCACGTCAGATTCATCACTATCAGATCCATTATTAACTAGGCTAGTAATAAGTTTATCCTTTTCAGTTAGAATATTTAGATTGGATCTCATTTTATCGGTCAATTTACCCATTCCTATAGCAGTAAAGTAATTAATGGAAAACCTTAAATGATCAGGATTATCAACAGGAAACAAACCTCTGATAAATGGTTGAATATAGTCTTCACTAATGCGTTCATTCAACTTCTTATCACCCAATTCATCAACCAtcctttgaaaaataaacttgaTAAATATACGACCAGAAGATGTTGTGTCTTCTTCGGTAAGTTTGATAACAGAAAGACATTCCCACCCAATTTTGTCACTTGCAAACATATGCCCCCAAAATGCGCCTATGTTTCTTAACAACGCAGTCTCATATCTATGACAATTTTGATAGTTTTCTTTAAATAAAGCCTGGAAAACTTCTGCCCATGATTTGTTGATCACTGCAAGATTTTCTCCTATCAATCCGTagtattttgaatatatcTTTTCTTGCGCACAACATTTGATCACCATGTCAACCAGCATGTActctttcctctttggaTCAACTGCAGGCAACTTTAAGAGCTTATGGGTTGCCTCCTCGGGGCTCATACTGGACATGATAGTAAGATAAACATTCTTCTGGAAAGTAGTTAATTCTTGTTCCGTCAGGTCTTTGATCTGTACTGTCaatttatttctttctttgtcaTCTGTATATTGGCGATtatcgtcatcatcaacatcttgtttctcttcctcttcattGTCATAATCACTAGAATAATCAGAACTTTCATTATCTACTTCCTGATCTGAATCTGTTTCTACATCGCTCCCCAAGATCCCTTTTCTGATAatattgtatttttccCTATTGTCCTCGTAATTAGgatcaaatttgaaaacatctaAGTGGTCATCACCCAGGACGTTTTCACTTAAGGTAAAATTATGAGTGATCtgatcttcttcttcaaccaaaTCTAGACTTTCATCAATCCCGTTATAATTAGTAACAAGACCTttaaaattatcaaaaaacTCTTGGATGAGATACTGTGATTTCGGATTAACTATATTTTCGTTTAATACGTTTCTTAATAGGTTGGCTTTCTGGTCAAACCATTtaccattttcatcatgCAAGGTAATACCACAATGTCTCATTATCTCAATAATCATCTCAATTCTAAAATCActaatattttcaaataatttgtCAATAATTTGTTGTACCAATTCCGAATTGATTACATGGAAATTGAATAATTCtgagagaaaaacaacaactgACCGACATTGTTCTGCTTCATTTCTCCTTATCAATCTTTTAAATTTCACTATTAATCGCCTCACTAGCAAGTCACCAACTTCGGGGATTTTGGAGTTTATAATGGAAACCAACGATGCATAAACATCAGTGTACGATGTTGATAATTGTTGGGATTTCATTATGCACTGACATAATAACCCCCTTCCCTGTAGTAAATTATTCTTAAACAACTCTACAACTATAGTCTTCAAGTTCTTTTTGTTGACTTTGTTGACTGAgctgttgatatttttctttaggGCCTCCCATTGcagtatttgaaattctttCGAGTTTTCTTCGAGTTCAACTTGAGCCATTAATTCTCGAAGCTTTGCTGGGGGAACATATGCACCCCCTGACTTTAGTTTCAGTAACTTAGACAGCTTCTCCGACATTACTTTAATTTTAGCAATTTTGTGTCACTGTTTAACACGTGCTAAGAAGTATCAGAACAAGTGCAGTGTCATTATCTCCCTAGAATATGTCTTAGAGAATATAATTTCGAAAAGAGAACCGCACTTAAATCTGGaatcaaaaatttcttcttggaTTCATGCCATAGAAGATAAACATTCTAATACTACAAAGATTGCATGGCAAGTTGAAGACAATTTTTAAGTGCAATGTTACTGGTTATTACTGAAAGGGATTCTTATTGCTATAACGCAATTGAACACATTTTTGAAGTAGTTTTAACAAAGAATATCGATGAGATATATGTTTTGGTTCATCCTGATCATGGTTCACCTTTGACTGTCTCGTCATTAATCGACCAGCTTGGCAATATTTACGATAGTTTCTTCCAGTTGACCTCTGTATCTAAGGAGAAACTGAATATTAATGTGTTACTGTATGATGAAAAGTATGACCCAGAAATTGCATCTCAGTTATGGACATCTGTGCTGTACACAGACTCGGTGGATGTTTTCTCAATTCCCAAGGCTTATATAGAACATgttgataaaaacaaaattcaCTCCATCTCTACCTCAACAATTGAGTGCACAATTGAGAAACATAGGAAATATCGACTATCCAATCCTGAGTCAACGTACGAATCTATACCGGTCGTTGCCGTTGGCGGAACGTTTGACCATCTACATGACGGCCATAAAATTTTACTTACAGTTTCTGCTTTCTTGACAGGTAGACGTCTTATCGTTGGGGTTACTGGTCCTGGATTGCttggaaataaaaagtATGTGGAATATATGGAGAGTTTTGAAATTCGAGTTAGGAATGTCAACAGCTTTGTGAAGATCATAAAGCCAGGTCTTTTTCCAGATATTTACGAAATAAACGATGTTTGTGGCCCGACAGCACAGGTGGAGAGCATAGATGCTTTAGTTGTTAGTTTGGAATCTTATAAAGGTGCTGAGTTTGTCAATAATAAGAGAAGAGAACTTGGTTGGAAACCTCTGGATGTGTATACTATCGGTGTTTTGGGAGGCAATGAAGAAACTTTTAACCATAAAATGAGTAGTACAGATTATAGAAAGGCTGAGTATCTTAGAGATCACGCTGATCGTGTATAGTATAGTGTAtattaatttttcatcatgaTGAATTAGGTAAAAAGAATTATAGataaatacaaaaatgCGGAGCAAactcaaagaaaaaaaaatggaaacttGAGTCAGCTATCTGATCATAATTGATGAATGATGAGACGACCGTCTTCCTTTGCGATCCAAGTGGTCGATGACCAACATATACTTGCCATTCTCAAAATAGTTAAAAAGCTCTATGGAATTAGAAGCTGGGTTGTTCTTATCGATGAATTCGACGACTGAGGAGTTTGTGATTCCAATTCTAGCGGAATTAAATTCCTTTCCAGACAAACCTAATAACTTATGCAACCTCACATACGTTTCTGGTAATTTTTCACCTTTGACAAGATCAAACACAAATGGCAAACCATGtgtgttttcaattgaagagTAACATTGAAAACCAGCAATTAAAATGACATCTCTACTATCATTAAAGAATAACTCTTTATATTGTGGGAACAAACCAACAATTAAAACATCGTGGTTGTCAATGGAATCCTCGAGTTTTACTATCCTTTTAATTTTGTGT
The Pichia kudriavzevii chromosome 2, complete sequence DNA segment above includes these coding regions:
- a CDS encoding uncharacterized protein (PKUD0B05180; similar to Saccharomyces cerevisiae YGR278W (CWC22); ancestral locus Anc_5.16); its protein translation is MSEKLSKLLKLKSGGAYVPPAKLRELMAQVELEENSKEFQILQWEALKKNINSSVNKVNKKNLKTIVVELFKNNLLQGRGLLCQCIMKSQQLSTSYTDVYASLVSIINSKIPEVGDLLVRRLIVKFKRLIRRNEAEQCRSVVVFLSELFNFHVINSELVQQIIDKLFENISDFRIEMIIEIMRHCGITLHDENGKWFDQKANLLRNVLNENIVNPKSQYLIQEFFDNFKGLVTNYNGIDESLDLVEEEDQITHNFTLSENVLGDDHLDVFKFDPNYEDNREKYNIIRKGILGSDVETDSDQEVDNESSDYSSDYDNEEEEKQDVDDDDNRQYTDDKERNKLTVQIKDLTEQELTTFQKNVYLTIMSSMSPEEATHKLLKLPAVDPKRKEYMLVDMVIKCCAQEKIYSKYYGLIGENLAVINKSWAEVFQALFKENYQNCHRYETALLRNIGAFWGHMFASDKIGWECLSVIKLTEEDTTSSGRIFIKFIFQRMVDELGDKKLNERISEDYIQPFIRGLFPVDNPDHLRFSINYFTAIGMGKLTDKMRSNLNILTEKDKLITSLVNNGSDSDESDVSSPHRGRSRSRSPHIGRSQSYSRSRSTSRERYNRGTLVSAEDRIGMSSFERERSYSRSRTASPARQNHKNDRTDNIPKGPRINHNDNGRGKGHGRGRSGWRGRGRGRGGYSANRSRYRTQENWNYAGRNGSNQFRDDLSYNKRHNDHQYDHPAANRDYYNRQRENR
- a CDS encoding uncharacterized protein (PKUD0B05190; similar to Saccharomyces cerevisiae YGR277C (CAB4); ancestral locus Anc_5.17); translated protein: MLLVITERDSYCYNAIEHIFEVVLTKNIDEIYVLVHPDHGSPLTVSSLIDQLGNIYDSFFQLTSVSKEKLNINVLLYDEKYDPEIASQLWTSVLYTDSVDVFSIPKAYIEHVDKNKIHSISTSTIECTIEKHRKYRLSNPESTYESIPVVAVGGTFDHLHDGHKILLTVSAFLTGRRLIVGVTGPGLLGNKKYVEYMESFEIRVRNVNSFVKIIKPGLFPDIYEINDVCGPTAQVESIDALVVSLESYKGAEFVNNKRRELGWKPLDVYTIGVLGGNEETFNHKMSSTDYRKAEYLRDHADRV
- a CDS encoding uncharacterized protein (PKUD0B05160; similar to Saccharomyces cerevisiae YDR164C (SEC1); ancestral locus Anc_8.351), which codes for MSLYQIQKDALISDLNRVSSSHRHLIADDTTYPIIDKLFKDDVLNYVYTFKRIDSPDRSKNRDSALYILDPSRSFSLNCLAADFSKGQRYKDVVVMFIPGHWEHFWENMQKNHYFKESLVLSKVPLILEYMSFVPLEPRLYVTGNYHSIPIYYKPEKYGMNYFHYQLDTAVNSMLGMCVALNEYPTVRYYNSRLSKELATRFQQKLDNYWRDHPDNFPIGSKTVFLITDRTMDMFGPLCHYQYYRSQIFDLLDTVEVDRGVDPTATYSYKVETGEGLTRKKLVFNTDDKVYPQLRDLTIEKATDTVRKLYNNLKAEDAKFSNEMLQTANGLRHALVNKDVHLENKAVVTAHYLLTNEMWNGLKKEHVADIITFENLCAAGLGVLDHLKSPVTDGLLHLLANPEINIYNKIRLLVTYAIYRKGIIENDLRKLLMFSMPDKIENVLKLFKNLETLGVFALKHDLKSKAREKNTYFGVKDTDDQMNLMIPTYTNLVSRLVLNKLPEYYDTRTIDASGYIQDEDESLKTFPYVKAGPSPMENEGYQQTVRNQPKWKSTKNTNDAARQKVMLFCAGGLTPSEISSMSSLEEELNRNIIIGTDEIYTVWDMLGDINLINEDEFEFPLTDKIESKPVPQSIVENSMDPSLLQQQQQQQQQQQVPKKSHTHLPHLPLGHHHPENTQTAPEKEKKKIKGVMKKFKKFSI
- a CDS encoding uncharacterized protein (PKUD0B05170; similar to Saccharomyces cerevisiae YNL231C (PDR16); ancestral locus Anc_2.12), coding for MFGFGKKKEAKKEDKADSKNFIKVSTPFEHPVEGIVPPKEKKLTDEQDTKYQEVLHYFQRPDLEVSVKEKESSKKEPLIDDEKAWLTRECILRYLRATKWVVKDAIERIEGTIAWRREFGIQYQDPEKNSCNAKLVEPESLTGKQVVLGFDNDARPCLYLKPGRQNTKTSHRQVQHLVFCLEKVIDFMPSGQDSLALLIDFKQHPEISANVETSKIPPLSVGREVLHILQTHYPERLGKALLTNIPFLGRAFLKLIYPFIDPLTKEKLVFDAEFKKFVHAEQLDKDFEGLVDFEYNHELYWPALLEITQKRRAAYFERFHKFGAVVGLSEIDLRGSSEKLTVPIGKHPYNASESTENLVEEVSDATEKLNL